In the Hordeum vulgare subsp. vulgare chromosome 7H, MorexV3_pseudomolecules_assembly, whole genome shotgun sequence genome, one interval contains:
- the LOC123410317 gene encoding uncharacterized protein LOC123410317, with translation MERKNKGNAAIQEADSLTMLKSLTDQNRDSFSLFLAACKDMLDDRKKAIDEMGFKSLRNIKCDTPFNPLSQWLVGLYDPDSREVVIPGRGRILVNEESVHRIMGVPRGGDDVTYSLPTQAELQLAGELFGELGYAPKNEELLDLIMSSNNSDTKFKRMWFMLACNTVIAPTTSNKVNTRWYAMMQDIDNVCNLNWSKFIADELHKALLEGNPTKGCLLFYNLLYIDAIDLTGLGIVLPDGAFAINVWTNELISEVLRKDIQTDNTSYGKLVLKPRFGMDLCLFGGFQGLDKFMRLHSAPNCSSQKFDEASALVGHFSSRMMGLLGKLVHGLTSMDDEGSAEVSCHLETCLRGLSSAIRNTRRTPPSARPRRENILGKQPVYESYINDQSPGGGRGGCENDDSDSDDDTYYRIVYHTEAEPYDASCSGEDVDARNSATTNADVSAIRGAKDEGTPICVGDKLVLESQTMLTKPSRTTSVDEREGMLNQLDMIDTQVEVAPVSSLKRCSASIVKPLDMTYTRRKKWRLLSPPQPVAPVHPTLLSDSVAFQELGVHLPDKVVGETIPPASREKQNSRRCIRQIGMPKASSNASGASRSHVSTPTDNKSCDMTSSQKKVKKAVRKVSISKSRTSTRFRAISSQLPLQGVVGIEGPSKATSSNEVAQDGVTGSSASSKAATTYECATDVPVVEVVHQLSARTTIATVVEDLVDVAVFTEAKALGSVTVPPILDATEAQVKIHATEGCVGELVEVQDVQVSTPTSIVSEDEASNIRKF, from the exons ATGGAaaggaaaaacaaaggaaatgctGCGATTCAGGAGGCAGATTCTTTGACGATGTTGAAGTCCCTCACAGATCAAAACAGGGATTCTTTCAGCCTGTTTTTGGCTGCTTGTAAGGACATGTTAGATGACAGGAAAAAAGCCATCGATGAGATGGGCTTCAAAAGCCTTCGGAACATCAAGTGTGACACCCCGTTCAACCCCCTTAGTCAGTGGCTTGTTGGTCTATATGACCCCGATTCCCGTGAGGTTGTCATTCCAGGTCGGGGGAGGATTCTCGTCAACGAAGAGTCTGTCCATCGAATAATGGGTGTTCCTCGTGGTGGAGATGATGTTACGTACAGTCTGCCTACGCAAGCCGAGCTTCAGCTTGCGGGTGAGTTGTTTGGTGAGCTTGGATATGCGCCAAAAAATGAAGAACTCCTTGATCTTATCATGAGTTCAAACAATTCCGACACCAAGTTCAAGCGGATGTGGTTTATGCTCGCCTGTAATACTGTCATAGCACCGACAACCTCCAACAAAGTCAACACCAGGTGGTATGCTATGATG CAAGACATTGACAATGTATGCAACCTCAATTGGTCCAAGTTCATCGCTGATGAGCTACACAAGGCGCTTTTAGAGGGCAATCCTACGAAGGGTTGCCTTCTCTTCTACAAC CTTCTGTACATTGATGCTATTGACCTTACTGGTCTTGGTATTGTCTTGCCTGATGGGGCTTTCGCAATTAATGTCTGGACAAATGAGCTGATATCTGAAGTGCTTCGTAAGGACATTCAGACGGACAACACTTCTTATGGGAAACTAGTG CTAAAACCAAGGTTTGGAATGGATTTGTGTTTGTTTGGTGGTTTTCAAGGTCTTGATAAATTCATGCGTCTTCACTCTGCGCCAAACTGCAGTAGCCAG AAATTCGACGAAGCTTCTGCACTTGTGGGCCATTTTTCATCACGTATGATGGGCCTCCTGGGTAAGCTTGTGCATGGTTTAACTTCTATGGATGATGAAGGTAGTGCGGAGGTCTCTTGCCACTTAGAGACCTGTCTTAGGGGGCTCTCTTCTGCTATCCGCAATACTAGAAGGACCCCTCCTTCAGCCCGTCCCCGTCGAGAAAACATTCTTGGCAAGCAACCTGTTTATGAGTCATACATTAATGATCAAAGCCCGGGTGGCGGTCGTGGCGGCTGTGAGAACGACGATAGCGACTCCGATGATGATACATATTATCGAATAGTTTATCATACTGAAGCAGAACCCTATGATGCTTCATGCAGTGGGGAAGATGTAGATGCTCGGAATAGTGCTACTACGAATGCAGATGTGTCGGCCATCAGAGGAGCAAAAGATGAAGGCACGCCAATTTGTGTGGGGGATAAACTTGTTCTCGAGTCACAAACTATGTTGACTAAACCTTCTCGCACCACATCAGTTGATGAACGGGAAGGCATGCTTAACCAGCTAGATATGATAGACACACAGGTTGAGGTGGCCCCTGTATCTTCCTTGAAGAGATGCAGTGCTTCTATTGTGAAGCCTCTGGATATGACTTACACGAGGCGCAAGAAATGGAGGCTACTTTCTCCGCCACAACCAGTTGCACCAGTTCATCCCACCCTTCTATCGGATAGCGTTGCCTTCCAAGAGCTTGGGGTTCATTTACCCGATAAAGTCGTTGGTGAAACCATTCCACCCGCCAGTCGGGAGAAGCAAAATTCGCGCAG ATGTATCAGGCAGATTGGCATGCCTAAGGCGTCATCCAATGCCTCAGGAGCAAG CAGGTCTCATGTAAGCACCCCGACAGATAATAAGTCATGTGATATGACATCAAG ccaGAAAAAGGTAAAGAAGGCAGTGAGGAAGGTCTCTATTAGCAAGAGTAGGACTTCTACTCGCTTCAGAGCAATATCATCACAGCTGCCGCTGCAAGGAGTGGTTGGTATTGAAGGACCTTCCAAGGCGACATCTTCAAATGAGGTTGCACAAGATGGTGTAACgggctcctcagcttcttccaaaGCTGCAACAACATATGAATGTGCAACTGATGTTCCTGTGGTCGAAGTTGTACACCAGTTGTCTGCACGGACAACCATCGCTACTGTTGTAGAAGACCTTGTTGATGTGGCTGTATTCACTGAAGCTAAAGCTTTAGGAAGTGTTACTGTGCCCCCCATTCTAGACGCTACTGAAGCTCAAGTGAAAATCCATGCTACAGAGGGATGTGTTGGTGAGCTTGTTGAAGTGCAAGATGTGCAAGTTTCTACCCCAACATCAATTGTTAGTGAAGACGAAGCCAGTAACATCCGAAAATTCTAA
- the LOC123410231 gene encoding villin-3-like, whose product MVISMREVDPVFKGAGQKDGLEIWRIEKLQAVPVPRESHGKFSTGDSYVILKTSALKNGSFRQEIHYWLGKDTSQDEAGIAAIKAVELDAALGGLAVQYRELQGNETEKFLSYFKPCIIPEEGQAASGFSQAVVNEQEHVVRLFVSKGKHTVHVKEVPFARSSLNHDNILILDTKSKIFQFNGSNSSIQERAKALEVVQYLKDANHEGKCDVAVVDDGKLMADADAGEFWGLFGGFAPLPKTTCSELNEEDTSFPSLLLCVNEGQTFPMDCENLTRALLDSTKCYLLDCGSELYVWMGRETVLEARKRAGLAAEELLREGNRPRSHIIRLMEGFETVVFRSKFNKWPKKVETVVSDESRGKIAALLKRQGFNVRGVPKAAPLKEESQAHIDCTGHLQVWRVDDREKTSLSFYEQCKFYSGDCYIFQYSYRSDDGENYLIGTWFGQKSIEEDRSAASCHAHTMVDSLKFQAVLVRLYEGKETMEFFTIFQNLVIFKGGASTGYKKYVSENGTEDDTYSDNGVALFRVQGSGPENMQAIQVDTAAASLNSSYCYILHDRDTLFTWVGNLSSSMDHGLAERQLDVLKPNLQSRLLKEGSESHQFWKLLGSKCEYPREKIVRDQESDSHLFSCTFSKGVLKAREIFNFTQDDMMTEDIYILDCHSCVFIWVGQHVDTNIRAHALSIGENFLELDILMENLSKETPLYVITEGSEPQFFTRFFFTWDSAKSAMHGNSFERRLSIVKNGVKQIRDKPKRRPTTSSHTGRCIVPDKSQRKTTSSSPDRARVRGRSPSFTALAANFENPNARNLSTPPVATKPSPRTTPRTSPEPVKPPQRADSIAAISALFEQPRPNLIPKSRKARPAVKKHQPEASKPEANAKENTPAAEDGKTVAPAKLEDAKEGQPEDVEGLPEYPYDRLRTSSTDPVTDIDQGRREVYLSSAEFREKFGMTMEAFAKLPKWKQTRLKITLQLF is encoded by the exons ATGGTGATCTCAATGAGGGAGGTGGATCCTGTCTTCAAAGGAGCAGGACAAAAGGA TGGACTGGAGATATGGCGAATCGAAAAGTTGCAGGCTGTTCCTGTTCCCAGGGAATCACATGGTAAATTCTCAACAGGAGATTCTTACGTAATATTAAAG ACGTCCGCCCTCAAAAATGGTTCTTTTCGTCAAGAGATTCATTATTGGCTTGGGAAAGATACCAGTCAG GATGAAGCTGGTATAGCTGCGATCAAGGCTGTGGAACTGGATGCTGCTCTTGGTGGACTTGCTGTACAATACCGTGAACTGCAAGGAAACGAGACTGAAAAATTTCTTTCATACTTTAAACCTTGCATCATACCAGAGGAAGGTCAAGCTGCATCTGGTTTTAGTCAGGCTGTAGTCAATGAGCAGGAGCATGTCGTACGATTATTTGTCAGCAAAGGAAAACACACGGTCCATGTCAAAGAG GTTCCTTTTGCACGGTCATCACtgaaccatgacaacatacttATTCTGGATACTAAGTCAAAGATATTCCAATTTAATGGATCAAATTCGAGtattcaagagagggctaaagccCTTGAGGTCGTGCAATACCTCAAAGACGCCAACCATGAAGGAAAGTGTGATGtggctgtggttg ATGATGGAAAGTTGATGGCAGACGCTGATGCTGGTGAGTTTTGgggtctctttggtggatttgctcCTCTGCCAAAAACGACATGTTCTGAGCTCAATGAAGAAGATACTTCTTTCccttcattacttctctg TGTAAATGAGGGCCAAACATTTCCCATGGATTGTGAAAATCTAACAAGAGCGCTGCTAGATTCAACAAAGTGCTACCTTCTGGACTGTGGATCTGAACTTTATGTCTGGATGGGTAGAGAAACAGTACTTGAAGCTAGGAAACGAGCAGGATTAGCCGCTGAG GAATTACTGCGTGAAGGAAATCGACCAAGATCTCACATTATTCGTCTCATGGAAGGATTCGAGACGGTTGTATTCCGGTCAAAGTTCAATAAATGGCCCAAGAAAGTTGAGACGGTTGTGTCAGATGAAAGCAGAGGAAAAATTGCAG CCCTTCTGAAGCGCCAAGGATTTAATGTAAGGGGTGTGCCAAAAGCTGCTCCTTTGAAGGAAGAGTCTCAAGCACACATTGACTGCACAGGACACTTACAG GTTTGGCGTGTAGATGACCGTGAAAAGACTTCCCTTTCAttctatgaacaatgcaagttctACAGTGGTGATTGCTATATCTTCCAATATAGCTACCGTAGTGATGATGGGGAGAATTATCTTATCGGTACTTGGTTTGGCCAGAAGAGTATTGAG GAGGACAGGAGTGCAGCCTCTTGCCATGCTCATACGATGGTCGATTCACTAAAATTCCAGGCAGTTCTG GTCCGCCTTTATGAAGGAAAGGAGACCATGGAGTTCTTTACTATATTTCAGAACTTGGTTATATTTAAG GGTGGTGCTAGCACTGGATACAAAAAATATGTATCAGAAAATGGCACTGAGGATGATACATATTCGGACAACGGGGTTGCACTTTTCCGGGTTCAAGGTTCAGGACCGGAAAACATGCAAGCGATTCAAGTTGACACG GCAGCAGCATCGCTGAACTCTTCCTATTGTTACATACTACACGATAGAGACACGCTCTTTACTTGGGTTGGGAACCTAAGCTCCTCAATGGACCACGGGCTTGCTGAGAGGCAGCTAGATGTGCTCAAG CCAAATCTCCAGTCAAGATTGCTCAAGGAAGGATCAGAATCTCATCAATTCTGGAAGTTACTTGGAAGCAAGTGTGAGTACCCAAGAGAGAAGATTGTGAGAGATCAAGAAAGTGACTCTCATTTGTTCTCTTGTACCTTTTCAAAAG GCGTGCTTAAG GCTAGAGAGATATTCAATtttacgcaagatgatatgatgacaGAGGACATATATATTTTGGACTGTCATTCATGTGTCTTTATATGGGTTGGACAACATGTGGACACGAATATCCGAGCACACGCTTTGAGCATTGGAGAG AATTTTCTTGAACTTGATATTCTAATGGAAAACTTGTCAAAAGAAACACCACTTTATGTTATTACTGAAGGAAGCGAGCCCCAATTTTTCACAAGGTTCTTCTTCACTTGGGACTCTGCAAAATCAGCT ATGCATGGTAACTCATTTGAAAGGAGGCTGTCTATAGTGAAGAATGGAGTAAAACAAATAAGAGAT AAACCTAAAAGAAGACCGACAACATCATCACACACTGGAAGATGCATTGTACCTGATAAATCTCAGAGGAAAACTACGTCTTCCAGTCCTGACCGTGCAAGAGTTAGAGGAAGATCACCATCATTCACTGCATTGGCTGCCAACTTTGAGAACCCAAATGCCCGAAATCTGTCAACTCCACCTGTCGCTACAAAGCCGTCTCCAAGGACGACTCCAAGGACATCCCCTGAACCTGTGAAGCCACCCCAAAGGGCTGATTCAATCGCTGCAATCTCTGCTTTGTTTGAGCAGCCGAGACCAAATCTGATACCGAAGTCAAGGAAAG CTCGTCCTGCTGTAAAGAAGCACCAACCTGAAGCAAGCAAACCAGAGGCAAATGCCAAGGAGAACACCCCTGCTGCGGAGGATGGGAAGACTGTAGCTCCAGCGAAACTGGAAGATGCGAAGGAGGGTCAGCCGGAAGACGTGGAAGGGCTTCCCGAGTACCCGTATGATCGCCTGAGGACATCTTCCACCGATCCTGTCACAGATATTGATCAAGGCAGGCGTGAG GTGTACCTGTCTTCGGCGGAGTTCAGGGAGAAATTCGGGATGACAATggaggcttttgccaagcttccaAAGTGGAAGCAGACTAGGCTCAAGATCACACTCCAGCTGTTCTAA